A region from the Mya arenaria isolate MELC-2E11 chromosome 2, ASM2691426v1 genome encodes:
- the LOC128203626 gene encoding uncharacterized protein LOC128203626, which produces MREVFSMDELESVMEECRDKLVVIDFWAGWCGPCKIIGPMFERLAKDTSLTSKVEFVKVDVDEAQDIAEWVGVECMPMIVFYRAGEKIDEFAGANTKVLEEKIREYASS; this is translated from the exons ATGCGGGAAGTGTTTAGCATG GACGAGCTGGAAAGTGTAATGGAAGAGTGCAGGGACAAACTGGTTGTCATTGACTTCTGGGCGGGCTGGTGCGGGCCATGCAAGATCATAGGTCCAATGTTTGAG AGGCTTGCAAAAGACACCTCATTGACGTCGAAAGTCGAGTTTGTCAAAGTTGATGTGGATGAAGCCCAG GACATTGCAGAATGGGTCGGTGTAGAATGCATGCCAATGATTGTGTTCTACCGAGCAGGTGAAAAG ATTGATGAATTTGCCGGCGCCAATACGAAGGTTCTGGAAGAGAAGATCAGAGAATACGCAAGCAGCTGA